One segment of Nitrospira sp. DNA contains the following:
- the secE gene encoding preprotein translocase subunit SecE has translation MFKRMTESIRLFVADVRAELKKVSFPTRAETIGSTTVVIVFCVLMSLYLSVIDSFLVWLVSKII, from the coding sequence ATGTTCAAGCGGATGACGGAGTCGATTCGGTTATTTGTCGCCGATGTGCGGGCGGAGCTGAAGAAGGTGTCGTTCCCGACCAGGGCTGAAACCATCGGTTCGACCACGGTTGTGATCGTCTTCTGTGTGCTGATGTCGCTGTATCTGTCGGTGATCGATTCGTTTCTCGTGTGGTTGGTCAGCAAGATTATTTGA
- the nusG gene encoding transcription termination/antitermination protein NusG, with protein MTKNWYVIHTYAGFEGRVKTSLLERANQMGLVEKLGQVLVPTEDVIEIKDGKRRTSRRKFFPGYVLVELETPLQDETLQMIKETPKVTGFVGGGAQPLPLTDEEVESLLKQVDAGQSGPREQVKFIKTDNVRIIDGPFMGFNGVVDEVDHDHNRLKLMVSIFGRSTPVELGFLQVERI; from the coding sequence ATGACGAAAAACTGGTACGTGATTCATACGTACGCGGGATTCGAGGGACGCGTGAAGACTAGTCTCTTGGAGCGGGCGAATCAGATGGGGCTTGTCGAAAAGCTCGGCCAAGTGCTGGTCCCGACCGAAGACGTGATTGAAATTAAGGATGGCAAGCGGCGCACCTCCCGGCGGAAGTTTTTCCCCGGCTATGTCTTGGTGGAATTGGAGACGCCGCTCCAGGATGAAACACTGCAGATGATCAAGGAAACGCCGAAGGTCACGGGGTTTGTCGGCGGAGGAGCGCAGCCGCTGCCGTTAACCGACGAAGAAGTGGAGTCGTTGCTCAAGCAGGTGGATGCCGGGCAGTCCGGTCCGCGCGAGCAGGTGAAGTTTATCAAGACGGATAATGTTCGGATCATCGATGGCCCCTTCATGGGATTCAATGGGGTGGTCGATGAGGTCGATCATGATCATAACCGGTTGAAGTTGATGGTCAGCATTTTCGGCCGGTCCACCCCTGTGGAGTTGGGCTTTTTGCAGGTTGAG